The following are encoded together in the Tistrella mobilis genome:
- a CDS encoding condensation domain-containing protein: protein MIPADDHSMTNAGTAPSPTDIVIIGMACRVPGADGPEALAQLLAEGREGIADLPADDGIDDPRWVRRKGLLADPFGFDAGLFGHAPREAALIDPQARLLLELAWEALERAGQPPRATEGQGRTAVYAGAGISTYLLTHLLNNPAAADLATPFEAVLANSGDSLVTRIAYELDLRGPAVDVQTACSTSLVAVHLAVQALIAGECRMALAGGASIDLPAPTGYWYAPGMILSPDGHCRAFAADAAGTVPASGGGMVVLKRLVDALEDGDHIHAVIRGSAINNDGAARIGFTAPGVEGQAEVIAEALTLAGIAPEQIGLIEAHGTGTPIGDPIEVQALTRAFGPEVPRGQCLLGSIKSNLGHLNAAAGVVGLIKAVMAVEAGMVPPTLHADQPNPALDLAATPFRLATALSPWPAIRGPRRAGVSSFGMGGSNAHVVIEQAPPPPVRPAAPARLLCFAAATATALDRMSTAPIPATADAGFTLLAGRARLPHRRVLLWLPDGGMETIDGQAPDQPVTVALARPDAAVAAGLAALGLDLSPDGTLMLEVEGRDETALLRAVARAWTQGADIDAVRLYGPGRRRLPLPGYPFEHGHHEIPRPAAMPTAADPLALPPRLADPADWFWLPVSREIPPPSVEAEAADAAITGPVLILADALGVSAILADRLRAAGHGVTLVTPGSAFAAAGPGRFTLDPADPGQFRSLVAALQAEPRTILHAWALEGAEAPAAGVETIAAVQSRGLHALLHLLQALGSPGTGPERRLLVAADRLLPVTDNDLRPDHAPLLGAAKIVSQEYDRILCRMVDPGTAAPAQLADILLAELTEGAEAPRVTSWRGGRRFVGEEAPRRLTGDGRARFVPGGVTVITGGLGGMGLAFAEEVAELAPGGALVLIGRSVFPDPEDWEDWLVENGEAGRIARSIRRLQAIIARGTRLMVATADVADAGAVEGVLAEARRRFGPITALLHTAGLADYEGVIHGRPRERTDRVMAAKLQGTLVLDQATRNDPLTLFLLCSSLGTVLYHVKFGQVGYAAANEFIDAFARARAADPARPGATVAIRWSDWRDSGMSVAALARWAERTGIDESDYISDGLTDLEGRLAMRRAAGQAAPLIGVSQHDLRMLVAQDPLRARAFLAETDRAHARPALAQDYVAPRTAAEREVARIWQRLLGIDRVGALDDFYDLGGHSLLATQVLSRITERLKVEVPLDAFLDDPTVEALGGLVDAAEAARAATATAAAGSLPAETSGDDGPIPHAGRPETGLPLSFAQARCWFLDQMEPGSAGYNMPMALDVAGPLDRMALSHSIDLILARHEGLRMLCLVQDGEPRQIVAPARTGSLEIRPQTGPSDMRALAEAEARRPFDLTRDIPFRAALVPVGPERHLLLITMHHIASDGWSMGVFLDELARFYAGFAAGQVPAPAPLPVQMPDVAAWQRQRYAGGRLEALTGWWRDRLAGLPDLVLPTDRPRPPVRSDAGGLIAVPLDTAAMARLRALGRAERASPFMVLLAIFRHLLGRYSGQEDFAIGTPVAARSRPELEPLIGFFANTLAIRSRIPSDASLRRAVAIVREDAGQAFARQDLPFDRLVEELGIARDPGRNPVFQVLFVLQNAGRATPRVAGLELTPLEADTATAKFDLTLSVVPAPVAEGAEAEDCKQALFEFATDLFDPAGIEMMGACFAELVMRLSVEADAPMSSIALTAAGMAAAADDDGW from the coding sequence ATGATCCCCGCCGACGACCACAGCATGACCAATGCCGGGACCGCGCCGTCGCCCACCGACATCGTGATCATCGGCATGGCCTGTCGCGTGCCCGGCGCCGACGGGCCCGAGGCGCTGGCGCAGCTGCTGGCCGAGGGGCGCGAGGGCATCGCCGATCTGCCTGCCGATGACGGCATCGACGATCCGCGCTGGGTGCGGCGCAAGGGGCTGCTGGCCGATCCCTTCGGCTTCGATGCCGGGCTGTTCGGCCATGCCCCGCGAGAGGCGGCGCTGATCGACCCGCAGGCGCGGCTGCTGCTGGAACTGGCCTGGGAAGCGCTGGAACGCGCCGGCCAGCCCCCCCGGGCGACCGAGGGCCAGGGCCGCACCGCCGTCTATGCCGGCGCCGGCATCAGCACCTATCTGCTGACCCATCTGCTCAACAATCCCGCGGCGGCCGATCTCGCCACACCCTTCGAGGCGGTGCTCGCTAATTCGGGCGACAGCCTGGTGACGCGCATCGCCTATGAACTGGATCTGCGCGGCCCGGCGGTGGACGTCCAGACCGCCTGTTCGACCTCGCTGGTGGCGGTGCATCTGGCGGTGCAGGCGCTGATCGCCGGCGAATGCCGGATGGCGCTGGCCGGCGGCGCCTCGATCGACCTGCCGGCGCCGACGGGCTATTGGTACGCCCCCGGCATGATCCTGAGCCCCGACGGCCATTGCCGGGCCTTCGCGGCCGATGCCGCCGGCACCGTGCCCGCCTCGGGCGGCGGCATGGTGGTGCTGAAGCGGCTGGTCGATGCGCTGGAGGATGGCGACCATATCCATGCGGTGATCCGCGGCTCTGCCATCAACAACGACGGAGCCGCCCGGATCGGCTTCACCGCCCCGGGTGTCGAGGGCCAGGCCGAGGTGATCGCCGAGGCGCTGACGCTGGCCGGTATCGCGCCCGAGCAGATCGGCCTGATCGAGGCCCATGGCACCGGCACCCCCATCGGCGACCCGATCGAGGTTCAGGCGCTCACCCGCGCCTTCGGGCCCGAGGTGCCGCGCGGGCAGTGCCTGCTGGGCTCGATCAAGAGCAATCTGGGCCATCTGAACGCGGCGGCCGGCGTGGTCGGCCTGATCAAGGCGGTGATGGCGGTGGAGGCCGGCATGGTGCCGCCCACCCTGCATGCGGACCAGCCCAACCCGGCCCTCGACCTCGCCGCCACGCCTTTCCGGCTGGCGACCGCCCTCAGCCCCTGGCCGGCGATTCGCGGGCCGCGGCGCGCGGGCGTCAGCTCCTTCGGCATGGGCGGCAGCAATGCCCATGTGGTGATCGAACAGGCCCCGCCGCCCCCCGTGCGCCCGGCCGCCCCGGCCCGGCTGCTGTGCTTCGCGGCGGCGACCGCCACCGCACTCGACCGCATGAGCACGGCCCCGATCCCGGCGACGGCCGATGCCGGCTTCACCCTGCTTGCCGGCCGGGCACGTCTGCCGCATCGGCGGGTGCTGCTGTGGCTGCCGGATGGCGGGATGGAAACGATCGACGGTCAGGCCCCCGACCAGCCGGTGACCGTGGCACTCGCCCGGCCCGATGCCGCCGTCGCCGCCGGTCTGGCGGCCCTTGGCCTGGACCTCAGCCCCGATGGCACGCTGATGCTGGAGGTCGAGGGCCGCGACGAAACCGCGCTCCTCCGCGCCGTCGCCCGCGCCTGGACGCAGGGTGCCGACATCGATGCCGTCCGGCTCTACGGCCCCGGCCGCCGCCGGCTGCCGCTGCCCGGCTATCCGTTCGAACATGGCCATCACGAGATCCCGCGCCCCGCCGCCATGCCGACCGCGGCCGATCCGCTGGCCCTGCCGCCCAGGCTGGCCGATCCGGCCGACTGGTTCTGGCTGCCGGTCAGTCGCGAAATCCCGCCGCCTTCGGTCGAGGCCGAGGCGGCGGATGCCGCCATCACCGGCCCGGTGCTGATCCTGGCCGACGCGCTGGGGGTGAGCGCGATCCTGGCCGATCGGCTGCGGGCGGCCGGCCACGGCGTCACCCTGGTCACGCCCGGCAGCGCGTTCGCCGCGGCGGGGCCGGGCCGTTTCACCCTGGACCCCGCGGATCCGGGCCAGTTCCGCAGCCTGGTCGCAGCGCTCCAGGCCGAGCCGCGCACCATCCTCCATGCCTGGGCGCTGGAGGGGGCCGAAGCGCCCGCCGCCGGGGTCGAGACCATCGCCGCGGTGCAGAGCCGGGGGCTGCATGCCCTGCTCCACCTGCTTCAGGCCCTGGGCAGCCCGGGCACGGGGCCCGAACGCCGGCTGCTGGTGGCGGCCGACCGGCTGCTGCCGGTGACGGACAATGATCTCCGGCCCGATCACGCGCCGCTGCTGGGGGCCGCCAAGATCGTTTCGCAGGAATACGACCGCATCCTCTGCCGGATGGTCGATCCCGGCACCGCCGCGCCGGCGCAGCTGGCCGATATCCTTCTGGCCGAGCTGACCGAGGGGGCGGAGGCGCCGCGCGTGACCAGCTGGCGCGGCGGCCGGCGCTTCGTCGGCGAAGAAGCCCCCCGGCGGCTGACCGGGGATGGCCGGGCGCGGTTCGTGCCGGGCGGGGTGACGGTGATCACCGGCGGGCTGGGCGGCATGGGTCTCGCCTTCGCCGAAGAGGTGGCGGAGCTTGCCCCCGGCGGCGCGCTGGTGCTGATCGGCCGGTCGGTCTTCCCCGACCCCGAAGACTGGGAGGACTGGCTGGTCGAGAATGGCGAGGCCGGCCGCATCGCCCGCAGCATCCGGCGCCTGCAGGCGATCATCGCCCGCGGCACGAGGCTGATGGTGGCGACCGCCGACGTGGCCGATGCCGGTGCGGTCGAGGGGGTTCTGGCCGAGGCGCGCCGCCGCTTCGGGCCGATCACCGCCCTGCTGCACACCGCGGGCCTTGCCGATTATGAAGGCGTGATCCACGGCCGCCCGCGGGAACGCACCGACCGGGTGATGGCCGCCAAGCTTCAGGGCACGTTGGTGCTCGACCAGGCAACGCGGAACGATCCGCTGACCCTGTTCCTGCTCTGCTCCTCGCTCGGCACCGTGCTCTATCATGTGAAGTTCGGCCAGGTCGGCTATGCGGCGGCGAACGAGTTCATCGACGCCTTCGCCCGGGCGCGGGCCGCCGACCCTGCCCGCCCCGGCGCCACGGTCGCGATCCGCTGGTCGGACTGGCGCGACAGCGGCATGTCGGTGGCGGCGCTCGCCCGCTGGGCGGAGCGCACCGGCATCGACGAGAGCGACTATATCTCGGACGGTCTGACCGATCTGGAAGGCCGGCTGGCCATGCGCCGCGCCGCAGGCCAGGCGGCGCCGCTGATCGGGGTGTCGCAGCACGACCTGCGGATGCTGGTTGCCCAGGATCCCCTGCGCGCCCGGGCCTTTCTGGCCGAGACCGACCGCGCCCATGCCCGGCCGGCGCTGGCGCAGGATTACGTGGCGCCGCGCACCGCGGCAGAGCGCGAGGTGGCGCGGATCTGGCAGCGGCTGCTGGGCATCGACCGGGTGGGCGCGCTGGATGATTTCTATGATCTGGGCGGCCATTCCCTGCTGGCCACGCAGGTTCTGTCGCGGATCACCGAGCGGCTGAAGGTCGAGGTGCCGCTGGATGCCTTCCTGGACGATCCGACGGTGGAGGCGCTGGGAGGGCTGGTGGATGCGGCCGAGGCCGCCCGCGCCGCGACGGCCACCGCCGCCGCCGGCAGCCTGCCGGCCGAGACCTCTGGCGATGACGGCCCGATCCCTCATGCCGGCCGGCCGGAAACCGGGCTGCCGCTGTCTTTCGCCCAGGCGCGCTGCTGGTTCCTGGACCAGATGGAGCCGGGCAGCGCCGGATATAACATGCCGATGGCGCTGGATGTGGCCGGGCCGCTGGACCGGATGGCCCTGTCGCACAGCATCGACCTGATCCTGGCCCGGCACGAGGGGCTGCGCATGCTGTGCCTGGTGCAGGACGGCGAGCCGCGCCAGATCGTGGCGCCGGCACGCACCGGCAGTCTGGAGATCCGGCCGCAGACCGGGCCGTCCGACATGCGGGCCCTGGCCGAGGCCGAGGCGCGCAGGCCCTTTGACCTGACGCGGGACATCCCCTTCCGCGCCGCCCTGGTGCCGGTGGGGCCCGAGCGGCATCTGCTGCTGATCACCATGCACCATATCGCATCCGACGGCTGGTCGATGGGGGTGTTCCTGGACGAGCTGGCGCGGTTCTATGCCGGCTTTGCCGCGGGCCAGGTGCCGGCCCCGGCCCCCCTGCCGGTGCAGATGCCGGATGTGGCGGCCTGGCAGCGGCAGCGCTATGCCGGCGGCCGGCTGGAGGCGCTGACCGGCTGGTGGCGCGACCGGCTGGCGGGGCTGCCCGATCTGGTGCTGCCGACCGACCGGCCGCGGCCACCCGTCCGTAGCGATGCCGGCGGGCTGATCGCGGTGCCGCTGGACACGGCGGCCATGGCCCGGCTGCGGGCGCTGGGGCGGGCGGAGCGGGCGAGCCCGTTCATGGTGCTGCTGGCGATCTTCCGCCATCTGCTGGGCCGCTATTCGGGGCAGGAGGATTTCGCGATCGGCACGCCGGTGGCGGCCCGGTCCCGGCCCGAGCTGGAGCCGCTGATCGGCTTTTTCGCCAACACGCTGGCCATCCGCAGCCGCATACCTTCAGATGCAAGCCTGCGCCGGGCGGTGGCGATCGTGCGCGAGGATGCCGGCCAGGCCTTCGCCCGCCAGGACCTGCCCTTCGACCGGCTGGTGGAAGAGCTGGGCATCGCCCGCGACCCCGGGCGCAACCCCGTATTCCAGGTGCTGTTCGTGCTGCAGAACGCCGGCCGGGCGACCCCGCGGGTGGCGGGGCTGGAGCTGACGCCGCTGGAGGCGGACACCGCCACCGCGAAGTTCGACCTGACGCTGTCGGTGGTGCCGGCCCCCGTGGCGGAGGGGGCCGAGGCCGAGGATTGCAAACAGGCGTTGTTCGAATTTGCCACCGACCTGTTCGATCCGGCCGGAATCGAGATGATGGGAGCATGCTTCGCCGAACTGGTCATGCGACTTTCGGTTGAAGCCGACGCGCCGATGTCGTCCATTGCGCTGACTGCCGCGGGGATGGCGGCCGCAGCCGATGACGACGGCTGGTGA
- a CDS encoding SDR family NAD(P)-dependent oxidoreductase: protein MTRDTTDLATRLAALDPARRALLERSLAARRTMQSADLPIDLPIDLPTDLAGAVARLLAASPAARAMVFTLRELGVGKGRVVGVLLAETAKHGPEIAAMAISAGLATGADVLVAADGDRMPGDMITLPSADLPWPEVPATTPAVAAEPVGRVLIDGPDGYQPVDLAGRFARLAEVFAGARRVAVESGTDDPDAVAALMLAAAGGLGLTGIEAAATRPRAMLARLAASPAQAMAIRPGSLARLIEAAGGSDHPGLTGIAAIDFGGAAVPAALVAKLPGRRLFCHYADGSGAPLAGWDIDPALVTGETAPAGRPLARGRIRIVDGSGAMAPAGMVGRIETRPTAEEGTADGGGAWVATGDAGRRTRDGLLETLARPDGRLRRDGRLLDLAAVERRIARLPGVADAHLRLRRTENGPVLLAALVPAGAPERAAAALAALPGWCRPEAVQLVDHLPLTAAGEIDTAALDQLPVPDEALLEAADAALAPAAPMEAPEAVDLARLAVLPPAPDRRAPPPETLIATGAPLPGPRFRTLPEILDHAADHAAARGIGIIRDGRGTVEQIDHAGFRDRVRRLAGGLARAGIGRGDRLLLVVADIADYLTGFWAAQWLGAVPVPVSVAGSWTAEDGNAAKLLQTRRLLGHPPVLADRGRAGLIADFLAAHEDDMSAGPVLDPALLAEGGAMEEAVAADPDAPAILLLTSGSTGAPKAVVQTHRTLIARTTATIAHRGYGPGDLSFNWMPLDHVGAVVMFHLRDLAAGAGQIHAPIDLVLAEPLNWLRWMSRDRVTVSWAPNFAFGLIVAEAARPGALDGIDLSALRILINAGEAIVPRTARRFIAALTPHGLGAAVMKPEWGMSETCSAVICSDGFTLEGTTDDDMAADLGGPVPGTAFRIVEASGTPPVGRLQVKGPTVTPGYLENPEANAEAFTADGWFDTGDLGTMTGGRLKITGRAKDAIIVNGRNLHAHEIEAVAEEVPGVAVSWTTAFANRPTGADTDRLVVTWVPEEPVIDRETVAGAIRARIARRLGVTPAAVVAVRREDVPKTAIGKIQRARVRADYEAGRFGGLVAAPAAGAPDQGLVDLPLARPVWRPAALRRPDPATRAVIHPSDGEDAVAAIAALRDRLAPLLTEGSGRLRLVLGVRGLEAIDPGDPAPEPAAAALAAWAASLAEETGRLELRVVDLDPGSDAAAREAALAEEAGHADPEPVVARRGSRRLARRLEPLDMELPAPRPLPITAGGIWLLAGGTGGLGVELAELLGLRFGARLLLVSRSDATADPMKAARLARLSAAGVEHLAMTADVTDRAALEAAVHAARSHWDAPLAGIVQMATEGALDAQWAEMADRGGLADSDAVLAATIGPKLEGTRNLVAIARDHGDLPLIGFGTVNALFGAPTLGAYSAANAAMAAVLAGERSRRQAIATAATGPVTTIDWSMWDGLGLAQGAPEPARARTRALGYRIIGRSQGMRALLAALALDRPRVVAGVDTGSHPVMRRPRAAPPRPLLVPVTRGSVINATDRFGRRVTIGTGAAAPAGPGPVADPPRGPVETRIAALWCELLERPAIGRHENFFEIGGHSLLLARLRARLVPLAGREIGIVELFRHPTIRDLARLVAADTAEIEAGE from the coding sequence ATGACCCGCGATACCACCGACCTGGCCACCCGACTTGCCGCACTGGACCCCGCCCGCCGGGCATTGCTGGAGCGGAGCCTGGCTGCACGCCGGACGATGCAGTCTGCGGATCTGCCCATCGATCTGCCCATCGATCTGCCCACGGATCTGGCCGGGGCCGTCGCACGTCTGCTGGCAGCCAGCCCCGCCGCCCGGGCGATGGTCTTTACCCTGCGGGAACTGGGGGTCGGAAAAGGCAGGGTCGTGGGGGTGCTTTTAGCCGAAACGGCTAAGCACGGGCCCGAAATAGCCGCAATGGCTATTTCCGCCGGGCTGGCCACCGGCGCCGATGTGCTGGTGGCGGCAGATGGCGATCGGATGCCGGGCGACATGATCACGCTGCCCTCGGCCGACCTGCCCTGGCCCGAGGTGCCGGCGACCACCCCGGCGGTTGCGGCGGAACCGGTTGGACGGGTGCTGATCGACGGGCCGGATGGGTACCAGCCGGTCGATCTGGCGGGACGCTTCGCCCGGCTGGCGGAGGTCTTCGCCGGGGCACGGCGGGTGGCGGTGGAAAGCGGGACCGACGACCCGGATGCCGTGGCGGCGCTGATGCTTGCGGCCGCAGGCGGGCTGGGCCTGACCGGGATCGAGGCGGCCGCCACCCGGCCGCGGGCCATGCTGGCGCGGCTGGCCGCATCGCCGGCCCAGGCCATGGCCATCCGGCCCGGATCGCTGGCCCGGCTGATCGAGGCCGCAGGCGGCAGCGACCATCCGGGGCTGACGGGCATCGCGGCGATCGATTTCGGCGGGGCGGCGGTGCCGGCGGCGCTGGTGGCGAAGCTGCCGGGCCGGCGGCTGTTCTGCCATTATGCCGATGGCAGCGGCGCGCCGCTGGCCGGCTGGGACATCGACCCGGCGCTGGTGACGGGAGAGACCGCACCGGCAGGGCGGCCGCTGGCCAGGGGACGGATCCGGATCGTGGACGGCAGCGGTGCCATGGCGCCGGCCGGCATGGTGGGACGGATCGAGACCCGCCCCACCGCAGAAGAGGGCACCGCAGACGGAGGGGGGGCCTGGGTCGCGACCGGCGATGCCGGACGGCGCACGCGCGACGGGCTGCTGGAAACCCTGGCCCGGCCGGATGGCCGGCTGCGCCGGGACGGCCGGCTGCTGGACCTGGCCGCGGTGGAACGGCGGATCGCCCGCCTGCCGGGGGTGGCGGATGCGCATCTGCGCCTGCGCCGCACGGAAAACGGGCCGGTTCTGCTGGCCGCCCTGGTGCCGGCCGGTGCGCCCGAGCGGGCGGCGGCCGCCCTGGCCGCCCTGCCCGGCTGGTGCCGGCCCGAAGCGGTGCAACTGGTCGACCATCTGCCGCTGACCGCCGCGGGCGAGATCGATACGGCGGCGCTGGACCAGCTGCCGGTGCCCGACGAGGCCCTGCTGGAGGCGGCAGATGCCGCCCTGGCCCCGGCCGCCCCGATGGAGGCCCCGGAAGCGGTGGATCTGGCGCGGCTGGCGGTGCTGCCGCCCGCACCGGACCGGCGCGCCCCGCCGCCCGAAACCCTGATCGCCACCGGCGCGCCGCTGCCCGGGCCGCGCTTTCGCACCCTGCCCGAGATTCTGGACCATGCGGCAGACCATGCGGCCGCACGCGGGATCGGGATCATCCGCGACGGCCGTGGTACGGTGGAGCAGATCGACCATGCCGGGTTCCGCGACCGGGTGCGGCGGCTGGCGGGCGGGCTGGCCCGCGCCGGGATCGGCCGGGGTGACCGGCTGCTGCTGGTGGTGGCCGACATCGCCGACTATCTGACCGGCTTCTGGGCCGCGCAATGGCTGGGCGCCGTGCCGGTGCCGGTATCGGTGGCGGGCAGCTGGACGGCGGAAGACGGCAATGCCGCCAAGCTGCTGCAGACCCGCCGGCTGCTGGGCCATCCGCCGGTGCTGGCCGATCGCGGCCGCGCCGGCCTGATCGCCGATTTCCTGGCCGCCCACGAGGACGACATGTCGGCGGGGCCGGTGCTGGACCCGGCGCTGCTGGCCGAAGGCGGCGCCATGGAAGAGGCGGTGGCGGCGGACCCGGATGCGCCGGCAATCCTGCTGCTGACCTCGGGCTCGACAGGTGCGCCCAAGGCGGTGGTGCAGACCCATCGCACGCTGATCGCCCGGACCACCGCGACCATCGCCCATCGCGGCTATGGCCCCGGGGATCTGTCGTTCAACTGGATGCCGCTGGACCATGTGGGCGCGGTGGTGATGTTCCATCTGCGCGATCTGGCCGCAGGGGCAGGCCAGATCCATGCGCCGATCGATCTGGTGCTGGCCGAGCCGCTGAACTGGCTGCGCTGGATGAGCCGCGACCGGGTGACGGTGAGCTGGGCGCCGAATTTCGCCTTCGGCCTGATCGTCGCCGAGGCGGCGCGGCCGGGGGCGCTGGACGGGATCGACCTGTCGGCGCTGCGCATCCTGATCAATGCCGGCGAGGCCATCGTGCCGCGCACCGCCCGGCGCTTCATCGCCGCCCTGACCCCGCACGGGCTGGGAGCTGCGGTGATGAAGCCCGAATGGGGCATGTCCGAGACCTGTTCGGCGGTGATCTGTTCCGACGGCTTCACCCTGGAGGGCACCACGGATGACGACATGGCCGCCGATCTGGGCGGCCCCGTGCCCGGCACCGCCTTTCGGATCGTGGAGGCGAGCGGCACGCCGCCGGTGGGGCGGCTGCAGGTGAAGGGGCCGACGGTGACCCCGGGCTATCTGGAAAACCCCGAGGCCAATGCCGAGGCCTTTACCGCGGACGGCTGGTTCGACACCGGCGATCTGGGCACGATGACCGGAGGCCGGCTGAAGATCACCGGCCGGGCCAAGGACGCGATCATCGTGAACGGCCGCAATCTGCACGCCCACGAGATCGAGGCGGTGGCGGAAGAGGTGCCGGGCGTGGCGGTGTCGTGGACGACCGCTTTCGCCAACCGCCCGACCGGGGCCGATACCGACCGGCTGGTGGTGACCTGGGTCCCCGAAGAACCGGTGATCGATCGCGAAACCGTGGCCGGCGCGATCCGCGCCCGCATCGCCCGCCGGCTGGGGGTGACCCCGGCGGCAGTGGTGGCGGTGCGGCGCGAAGACGTGCCCAAGACGGCGATCGGCAAGATCCAGCGCGCCCGTGTCCGCGCCGATTACGAGGCCGGCCGCTTCGGCGGGCTGGTGGCGGCCCCGGCCGCCGGCGCGCCCGACCAGGGCCTTGTGGACCTGCCGCTGGCCCGGCCGGTCTGGCGGCCGGCGGCCCTGCGCCGGCCCGATCCGGCGACGCGGGCGGTGATCCACCCGTCAGACGGCGAAGATGCCGTGGCGGCGATCGCGGCCCTGCGCGACCGGCTGGCGCCGCTGCTGACCGAGGGCAGCGGCCGGCTGCGGCTGGTGCTGGGGGTGCGCGGGCTGGAGGCGATCGACCCCGGCGACCCGGCGCCCGAACCGGCCGCGGCGGCGCTGGCCGCCTGGGCGGCGAGCCTGGCCGAAGAAACCGGGCGGCTGGAGCTGCGGGTGGTGGATCTGGACCCGGGCAGCGATGCCGCGGCCAGAGAGGCGGCGCTGGCCGAAGAGGCCGGGCATGCCGACCCCGAACCGGTGGTGGCCCGGCGCGGCAGCCGGCGGCTGGCCCGCCGGCTGGAGCCGCTGGACATGGAGCTGCCCGCCCCGCGGCCGCTGCCGATCACCGCGGGCGGCATCTGGCTGCTGGCCGGCGGGACCGGCGGGCTGGGGGTGGAACTGGCGGAGCTGCTGGGCCTTCGCTTCGGGGCACGGCTGCTGCTGGTGTCGCGCAGCGATGCCACGGCGGACCCGATGAAGGCGGCGCGCCTGGCGCGGCTGAGCGCGGCCGGGGTGGAGCATCTGGCGATGACCGCGGATGTAACCGACCGCGCAGCGCTGGAGGCGGCCGTTCATGCGGCCCGGAGCCATTGGGACGCGCCGCTGGCCGGTATTGTGCAGATGGCGACCGAAGGGGCGCTGGACGCACAATGGGCGGAGATGGCCGATCGCGGTGGGCTGGCCGACAGCGATGCGGTGCTGGCGGCGACCATCGGCCCGAAACTGGAGGGCACCCGCAATCTGGTCGCGATCGCGCGCGACCATGGCGACCTGCCGCTGATCGGCTTCGGCACGGTGAACGCGCTGTTCGGCGCGCCGACGCTGGGCGCCTATTCGGCCGCCAATGCCGCCATGGCGGCGGTGCTGGCCGGTGAACGCAGCCGCCGCCAGGCCATTGCAACGGCGGCAACCGGGCCGGTGACGACCATCGACTGGTCGATGTGGGACGGGCTGGGCCTGGCCCAGGGCGCCCCGGAACCCGCCCGCGCCCGCACCCGGGCGCTGGGCTACCGGATCATCGGCCGCAGCCAGGGAATGAGGGCGCTGCTGGCGGCGCTGGCGCTGGACCGGCCGCGGGTGGTGGCGGGTGTGGATACCGGCAGCCACCCGGTGATGCGGCGGCCGCGTGCGGCACCGCCGCGGCCGCTGCTGGTGCCGGTGACCCGGGGAAGCGTCATCAACGCCACCGACCGTTTCGGCCGGCGGGTGACGATCGGCACCGGGGCCGCCGCCCCGGCCGGGCCGGGCCCGGTTGCCGACCCGCCGCGCGGGCCGGTCGAGACCCGGATCGCGGCGCTGTGGTGCGAACTGCTGGAACGGCCGGCGATCGGCCGGCACGAGAACTTTTTCGAGATCGGCGGCCATTCGCTGCTGCTGGCCCGGCTGCGCGCCCGGCTGGTGCCGCTTGCCGGGCGCGAGATCGGCATCGTTGAACTGTTCCGCCACCCCACCATCCGCGACCTGGCCCGCCTGGTTGCCGCAGACACCGCCGAGATCGAGGCCGGGGAATGA